One part of the Coffea eugenioides isolate CCC68of chromosome 10, Ceug_1.0, whole genome shotgun sequence genome encodes these proteins:
- the LOC113750660 gene encoding UPF0496 protein At1g20180-like, protein MWADKKEMIRESRRNLSVNEEYLGALRTKSYTEFFSKAQTLVNQPSFLNYCNQRFSDTLLEPGQETIATILESAVSLSRKSDLRALLFNYFDISAEASKICSHLLRSINQLQSNYQLVKQVLDTIDDHSPEQLGFIIPELRELISLNNPLSGLNQQDFIRIHDKYSSVLQHLKAKRKRIARKIKLIKCFNKASGACVTTACGVVAVAAVVLAAAHTLVALTMGPALFTLPLQPLRKKLLKISAVKCGFLRKFGEQLDVAAKGTYILNRDFDTMSRLVVRLHDEIEHTTAMIQFFLDRREDKYSWQILKELKKKDFGFRKQVEELEEHVYLCLVTINRARVLVVTEIAKSCQENSV, encoded by the exons ATGTGGGCCG ATAAGAAGGAGATGATAAGGGAATCACGTAGAAATCTTAGTGTGAACGAGGAGTACCTTGGAGCATTAAGAACAAAATCGTATACAGAATTTTTCAGCAAAGCTCAGACTCTAGTTAATCAGCCATCTTTTCTTAATTACTGCAATCAGAGGTTTTCAGATACTCTTCTTGAACCCGGACAAGAAACCATAGCAACAATTCTGGAATCAGCAGTATCTCTTTCAAGAAAATCTGATCTCAGAGCCCTTCTCTTCAATTACTTTGATATTAGTGCTGAGGCTTCAAAAATTTGCAGCCATCTTCTGAGAAGCATTAATCAACTTCAATCCAATTACCAGCTTGTTAAACAAGTTCTCGACACGATCGATGACCATTCCCCCGAGCAATTAGGATTCATCATTCCTGAGCTTCGTGAACTAATTTCGCTCAACAATCCATTATCTGGTCTGAATCAACAAGATTTCATCCGAATCCACGACAAGTATTCATCAGTCCTACAACATTTGAAAGCAAAGCGAAAAAGAATTGCTCGGAAAATCAAGCTAATAAAATGCTTCAACAAGGCTTCTGGAGCATGTGTCACGACAGCCTGTGGTGTAGTTGCAGTTGCAGCAGTAGTCCTAGCAGCAGCACATACACTTGTCGCATTGACAATGGGACCAGCTCTCTTTACTTTGCCACTGCAGCCACTGAggaaaaaacttctcaaaattagTGCTGTGAAATGTGGATTTCTAAGAAAATTTGGAGAACAACTTGATGTTGCAGCAAAAGGGACGTACATTTTGAATAGAGATTTTGATACAATGAGTAGACTAGTGGTTAGGCTTCATGATGAAATTGAACATACCACGGCAATGATACAATTCTTTTTAGATAGAAGAGAAGACAAATATTCTTGGCAAATACTGAAGGAGCTTAAGAAGAAGGATTTTGGGTTCAGGAAACAAGTTGAGGAGCTTGAAGAACATGTGTATTTGTGCCTGGTCACAATTAATCGGGCTAGAGTTTTGGTTGTCACTGAAATTGCCAAGTCTTGCCAGGAAAATTCAGTCTAG
- the LOC113750655 gene encoding citrate-binding protein-like produces MSSSKGNAIFLLVFICLYISNNLYLVCSVDPTTGFTNIPLTEANFEIQRPYDVPLEERYSYENGTRRLWVYADDKPHDPNSHTQPRTEVRIQGLDYSSGVWQFEGYGFVPNGTSGATIVQIHGASHGATTIILRIYDGDMRYYSSELVDTGLYDRWFRVNLIHDVDGGKVSVFIDGVQKFETHDQGPGDLHFKCGVYAAPRNISYYMESRWRDIKIYKK; encoded by the exons ATGAGTTCTTCAAAAGGAAATGCGATTTTCCTCTTAGTATTTATTTGCTTATACATATCAAACAATCTATACTTAGTATGTTCTGTCGATCCCACAACTGGATTCACAAACATCCCTTTGACAGAAGCTAATTTCGAAATTCAAAGGCCATATGATGTGCCACTCGAAGAAAGATACAGCTACGAGAATGGAACTCGTCGTTTGTGGGTTTATGCTGATGACAAACCACACGACCCCAATAGTCATACCCAACCACGAACAGAAGTTCGAATTCAG GGACTTGACTACTCATCTGGAGTTTGGCAGTTTGAAGGATACGGTTTTGTGCCAAATGGAACATCTGGTGCAACAATTGTGCAAATCCATGGAGCTTCTCACGGTGCAACAACTATAATTCTGAGAATTTATGACGGTGACATGAGGTATTACAGTAGTGAACTTGTAGACACTGGTCTTTATGATAGATGGTTCAGGGTTAACTTGATCCATGATGTGGATGGAGGAAAAGTGTCAGTCTTCATCGATGGTGTACAAAAGTTTGAGACTCATGATCAAGGGCCTGGAGATTTGCACTTCAAATGTGGAGTCTATGCTGCACCGAGGAATATTAGCTATTACATGGAATCAAGGTGGAGAGAcatcaaaatatacaaaaagtga
- the LOC113748651 gene encoding sterol 3-beta-glucosyltransferase UGT80B1: MDTNGSAKPSVYVENKGKRDQVVENKLDQTHDGSNLLVGLERKPKGERCNAGAANGRGREQKYTLEEAAANSAGKSSVRLFDGLDEQGTSRGDNSLLDDEQSEACSTPEVDSQRKPLQQHSSVLEISHSKDPPVIRSQRARRGFDRCITDLMGSPRNVSLGNRRIGYSRSMVEKKGSPMYDPKLDRLSKSEKEWLIMDLVKFQNDGTVEVDLTRGSPGASELLELSSLEGPPPILDDIVTDFNKTIPKLKIAMLVVGTRGDVQPFLAMAKRLQEFGHRVRLATHANFDDFVKSAGVEFFPLGGDSRVLAGYMARNKGLIPYSPGEISIQRKQLKAIIESLLPACTEPDLESGEPFRAQAIIANPPAYGHVHVAEALGVPIHIFFTMPWTPTCEFPHPLARVPQSAGYWLSYIVVDLLVWWGIRGYINDFRKKKLKLSPIAYFSMYHGSISDLPTGYMWSPHIVPKPHDWGPLVDVVGYCFLNLGSKFEPSENFVNWIQSGPKPIYIGFGSMPLEDPKKTTEIILEALTNTGQRGIIDRGWGDLGSVETPENVFLLVDCPHDWLFPQCSAVVHHGGAGTTATGLRAGCPTTIVPFFGDQFFWGDRVHQRGLGPAPIPISELSAETLSDAIRFMLQPEVKSLAMELAKLLENEDGVATAVDAFHRHLPPELPLPTASTEDNDHPNSLQWLFIQIGRLCCLPCGS; the protein is encoded by the exons ATGGATACCAATGGGTCTGCTAAACCGTCAGTTTATgtggaaaacaaagggaaaagaGACCAGGTGGTAGAGAACAAGTTAGACCAAACCCATGATGGTAGTAACCTATTGGTTGGCTTAGAGAGGAAGCCTAAGGGTGAGCGATGTAATGCTGGTGCAGCAAATGGAAGAGGGAGAGAGCAGAAATATACACTGGAAGAAGCGGCTGCTAATTCTGCAGGGAAGTCTAGTGTCAGGTTGTTTGATGGATTAGATGAGCAGGGAACTAGCAGAGGCGACAATAGTCTTTTGGATGATGAGCAGTCTGAGGCATGTTCTACTCCTGAAGTAGACTCCCAGAGGAAACCACTGCAGCAGCATTCATCAGTCCTTGAGATTTCCCACTCGAAGGACCCTCCTGTGATCCGATCACAGCGGGCACGGAGAG GTTTTGACCGATGCATCACTGACCTTATGGGAAGTCCTAGAAATGTCTCCCTTGGAAACCGAAGAATTGGTTATTCAAGATCCATGGTTGAGAAGAAAGGGAGTCCTATGTATGACCCAAAGCTGGATAGGCTGTCCAAAAGTGAGAAG GAATGGCTAATTATGGACCTAGTGAAGTTCCAAAATGACGGGACAGTGGAAGTTGATCTGACTAGGGGTTCACCTGGAGCGTCTGAACTGTTAGAGCTTAGCTCACTTGAAGGACCTCCTCCTATTTTAGatgatattgtcactgatttCAACAAAACAATTCCCAAATTGAAGATTGCTATGCTTGTGGTTGGAACAAGAGGAGATGTGCAGCCATTTCTAGCCATGGCTAAGAGACTACAG GAATTTGGTCATCGTGTTAGGCTGGCAACTCATGCTAACTTCGATGATTTTGTGAAGTCTGCTGGCGTAGAGTTTTTCCCTTTGGGCGGTGATTCTCGTGTATTAGCAGGAT ATATGGCCCGCAATAAAGGTCTAATTCCATATTCACCAGGAGAAATATCTATTCAGCGAAAACAACTGAAGGCGATTATTGAATCTCTTCTTCCTGCTTGTACAGAACCAGATCTAGAAAGCGGAGAGCCTTTCAGGGCTCAGGCAATCATTGCGAATCCTCCAGCTTATG GACATGTTCATGTTGCTGAAGCTCTTGGTGTACCCATCCACATCTTCTTCACAATGCCTTGGAC GCCCACATGTGAATTTCCTCACCCATTGGCACGTGTACCTCAAAGTGCAGGTTACTGG CTCTCTTATATAGTTGTGGATTTACTTGTATGGTGGGGAATACGAGGATATATAAATGACTTCAGGAAAAAGAAGCTGAAGCTGTCTCCTATTGCATACTTCAGTATGTATCATGGATCAATATCCGATTTGCCAACAGGCTATATGTGGAGCCCCCATATTGTGCCCAAGCCACACG ATTGGGGGCCTCTTGTTGATGTTGTTGGCTATTGTTTCCTAAATCTTGGCTCAAAGTTTGAGCCTTCGGAAAACTTTGTTAACTGGATCCAAAGTGGACCGAAACCTATATATATAGGTTTTGGAAGTATG CCTCTTGAGGATCCCAAAAAAACTACAGAAATCATTTTAGAAGCACTGACGAATACAGGACAGCGGGGAATAATTGATCGTGGATGGGGAGATCTAGGTTCTG TGGAAACTCCTGAAaatgtttttcttcttgttgattGCCCCCATGATTGGCTATTCCCTCAATGTTCAGCTGTG GTTCACCATGGTGGTGCTGGAACTACAGCTACAGGATTGAGGGCAGGG TGTCCAACAACCATAGTTCCATTCTTTGGGGATCAGTTTTTTTGGGGTGATAGAGTTCACCAAAGAGGACTGGGACCTGCACCGATTCCCATATCTGAATTGAGCGCTGAAACCCTCTCAGATGCCATAAGATTTATGCTCCAGCCGGAG GTAAAATCTCTGGCTATGGAACTAGCAAAGTTGTTAGAAAATGAAGATGGTGTTGCGACTGCGGTTGATGCATTTCACCGGCACTTGCCTCCAGAATTACCATTACCAACTGCATCAACAGAGGACAATGATCATCCAAATTCCTTGCAGTGGCTGTTCATTCAAATTGGCAGATTATGCTGTCTGCCCTGTGGTTCCTAG
- the LOC113750659 gene encoding citrate-binding protein-like: MGISCLYSLLLFLVLISSTGQILSCLADPTDGFTEIPLTDRNFDLQKPYNVPLNDRYSYQNGVRRLWVYTNDKPFKPDTTTRPRTEVRIKGLDYSSGVWQFEGYAYVPKATSGVTIMQIHGARVGATSLQLRIYDGDMKYYKFAVVDTNLYDKWFRLNVIHNVDEGKITVFIDGVQKFVKNDQGPGDLYFKCGVYASPANSSNYMESRWRDIKIYKK, translated from the exons ATGGGCATTTCTTGCTTGTATAGTCTACTGTTATTCCTAGTTTTGATTTCCTCAACCGGTCAAATTCTGTCATGTCTTGCTGATCCCACAGATGGGTTCACTGAGATACCATTAACTGATCGAAATTTTGATCTGCAGAAGCCATACAATGTACCGCTCAATGATCGATACAGCTATCAAAATGGAGTGAGGAGACTATGGGTTTACACCAATGACAAGCCCTTTAAACCGGATACTACTACCAGACCACGCACTGAAGTCCGAATTAAG gGTCTTGACTACTCTTCTGGAGTTTGGCAATTTGAAGGCTATGCATACGTTCCTAAAGCAACTTCTGGAGTGACAATAATGCAAATTCATGGTGCAAGAGTTGGTGCTACAAGTCTCCAACTGAGGATCTACGACGGTGATATGAAATATTACAAGTTCGCAGTTGTTGACACAAATCTATACGACAAATGGTTTCGATTAAACGTAATCCACAACGTAGATGAAGGAAAAATCACTGTTTTCATCGATGGTGTTCAAAAATTTGTGAAGAATGATCAGGGGCCTGGTGACTTGTACTTCAAGTGTGGAGTTTATGCTTCACCAGCTAATTCAAGCAACTATATGGAATCAAGATGGAGAGATATCAAGATATATAAAAAATGA
- the LOC113750656 gene encoding citrate-binding protein-like, which translates to MESVADPTEGFTNVPLTEYNFEIQRPYDIPLNQRYSYENGTRRLWVYADDKPHNPNSHTMPRTEIRMHGLDYSSGVWQFEGYGFVPNGTSGATIVQIHGASHGATTIMLRIIDGNMNYYCGAVRGILATQMYDKWFKVNLIHDVDGGKVTVYIDGEHKVETKDGGPGDLYFKCGVYAASTNISYFMESRWRDIKIYKK; encoded by the exons ATGGAATCTGTTGCTGATCCAACTGAGGGGTTCACAAATGTCCCATTAACAGAATACAACTTTGAGATTCAGAGGCCATATGATATACCATTGAATCAGCGGTATTCTTATGAAAATGGAACTCGCAGGTTGTGGGTTTATGCTGATGACAAACCACATAATCCCAACAGTCACACAATGCCACGGACTGAAATTCGG ATGCATGGACTTGACTACTCATCTGGAGTATGGCAATTTGAAGGGTATGGATTTGTGCCAAATGGGACATCTGGGGCTACAATAGTTCAGATCCATGGAGCATCCCATGGCGCAACAACTATAATGCTAAGAATCATTGATGGAAACATGAACTATTATTGTGGTGCAGTTAGGGGCATTTTGGCTACTCAAATGTACGATAAATGGTTCAAAGTTAATTTGATCCATGATGTGGATGGAGGAAAAGTGACTGTTTACATTGATGGGGAACACAAAGTTGAAACAAAAGATGGAGGGCCTGGAGATTTGTATTTTAAATGTGGAGTATATGCTGCATCAACCAATATTAGCTATTTTATGGAATCAAGGTGGAGAGAtatcaaaatatacaaaaagtga
- the LOC113750658 gene encoding citrate-binding protein-like translates to MNSSVKNVVCFVGFLVINSFLQSSADPTDGFTNVPLTEANFEIQRPYNVPLDERYSFENGIRKMWVYANDKPHSPNSETQPRTEVRIHGLDYTSGVWQFEGYGFVPNGTSGATVAQIHGAAHDSSTIILRIYNGDMRYYSGDVIATGMYDRWFKLNLIHDVEGGTVTVYIDDEQKFQTQDRGRSQFYFKCGVYAAPRDISYYMESRWRDIKIYKK, encoded by the exons ATGAATTCTTCTGTGAAGAATGTTGTTTGCTTCGTGGGATTTCTGGTCATCAATTCTTTTCTCCAAAGTTCAGCTGATCCCACTGATGGTTTCACAAATGTGCCATTAACAGAAGCAAATTTTGAAATCCAGAGGCCATACAATGTGCCATTGGATGAACGATACAGTTTCGAAAATGGGATTCGGAAGATGTGGGTTTATGCTAATGATAAGCCACATAGCCCTAATAGCGAGACACAACCACGCACGGAAGTTCGCATTCAC GGACTTGACTATACATCAGGAGTATGGCAATTTGAAGGCTACGGATTCGTGCCGAATGGAACCTCTGGTGCAACAGTAGCACAAATTCATGGTGCAGCCCATGATTCATCCACCATAATTCTGAGAATCTACAATGGTGACATGAGGTATTACAGTGGTGACGTGATTGCCACTGGCATGTACGATAGATGGTTCAAGCTCAATCTCATCCATGATGTGGAGGGAGGCACGGTCACAGTTTACATTGATGATGAGCAAAAGTTTCAGACACAAGATCGAGGGCGTTCACAATTCTACTTCAAGTGTGGAGTTTATGCTGCACCAAGAGATATCAGTTATTACATGGAATCACGTTGGAGGGATATCAAGATTTACAAGAAGTGA